In one window of Arachis ipaensis cultivar K30076 chromosome B06, Araip1.1, whole genome shotgun sequence DNA:
- the LOC107646136 gene encoding probable inactive purple acid phosphatase 29: protein MNYTAAALAILCWLCICTPKEAEGADKKLRFGKNGEFKILQVADMHFADGKKTRCLDVLPSQYRSCTDLNTTSFIQRMILAEKPDLIVFTGDNIFGFDSSDSAKSMDAAFAPAIASNIPWVAILGNHDQEGSLSREGVMKYIVSMKNTLSQVNPPQVHLIDGFGNYNLQVGGVQGSAFGNKSVLNLYFLDSGDYSKVPFIPGYGWIKPSQQLWFQRTSEKLQKEYKKAPLPQKQSAPGLAYFHIPLPEYGSFDSSNFTGVKQEPISSASVNSGFFTTLVEAGDVKAVFTGHDHVNDFCGQLTGIHLCYAGGFGYHAYGKAGWSRRARVVVANLEKTENGAWQDVKSIKTWKRLDDRHLTKIDGQVLWSNSFSGNRRKKHDGGS, encoded by the exons ATGAATTACACTGCTGCTGCGTTGGCCATACTGTGTTGGCTTTGCATCTGCACACCGAAGGAGGCAGAGGGAGCTGACAAGAAGCTTCGGTTTGGGAAAAATGGAGAGTTCAAGATTTTACAGGTTGCAGATATGCACTTCGCCGACGGCAAGAAAACCCGCTGCCTCGACGTCTTGCCTTCTCAATATCGTTCCTGCACTGACCTCAACACCACTTCCTTCATTCAAAGGATGATTCTGGCTGAGAAACCCGACCTTATTGTCTTCACTGGGGATAATATCTTTGGATTTGATTCCTCCGATTCGGCTAAATCAATGGATGCCGCATTTGCTCCTGCAATTGCTTCCAACATTCCCTGGGTCGCTATTCTCGGCAACCACGATCAGGAAGGATCCCTTTCCAGGGAGGGAGTCATGAAATACATTGTTTCCATGAAAAACACTTTATCTCAAGTCAATCCTCCGCAAGTACACCTTATTGACGGTTTCGGCAACTATAACCTACAAGTTGGAGGCGTTCAAGGCTCTGCTTTTGGAAATAAGTCGGTGCTCAATTTGTACTTTCTTGATAGTGGAGATTACTCAAAGGTTCCTTTCATTCCTGGCTATGGTTGGATCAAACCCTCGCAGCAGCTTTGGTTCCAAAGAACATCTGAAAAGCTTCAG AAAGAATACAAGAAGGCACCACTGCCTCAGAAACAGTCTGCTCCTGGTCTTGCATACTTTCACATCCCATTGCCTGAATATGGTAGCTTTGACTCATCAAACTTTACAGGTGTGAAGCAAGAACCGATTAGCTCTGCTTCTGTCAATTCTGGCTTCTTCACAACACTGGTTGAAGCAGGAGACGTGAAGGCTGTTTTCACTGGCCACGATCACGTGAATGACTTCTGTGGCCAGTTAACTGGTATACACCTTTGTTATGCCGGGGGATTCGGATATCATGCTTACGGGAAAGCTGGTTGGTCAAGGAGAGCAAGAGTAGTGGTTGCTAACTTGGAGAAAACAGAGAATGGTGCTTGGCAAGATGTCAAGTCTATTAAAACATGGAAACGCCTCGATGATCGACATCTTACAAAAATTGATGGTCAGGTCTTATGGAGCAACAGTTTTTCTG GGAACCGCAGGAAGAAGCATGATGGTGGCTCTTAA
- the LOC107646137 gene encoding photosystem I chlorophyll a/b-binding protein 2, chloroplastic — MRMRFLLPHGNSLSHRLALLSFEIRGSLQIPHCIHTPIMASAYASSAIAAVGISSPNTKASFLSGRKLKRAAKQAAGVRGVSSTRVCAAAADPERPLWFPGSTPPPWLDGTLPGDFGFDPLGLGSDPESLRWNVQAELVHCRWAMLGAAGIFIPEFLTKIGVLNTPSWYTAGEQEYFTDTTTLFIVELIFIGWAEGRRWADIIKPGCVNTDPIFPNNKLTGTDVGYPGGLWFDPLGWGTGSPEKIKELRTKEIKNGRLAMLAVMGAWFQHIYTGTGPIDNLFAHLADPGHATIFAAFTPK; from the exons ATGAGAATGAGATTCTTACTGCCACATGGCAACTCGCTATCTCACAGATTGGCCCTCCTATCTTTTGAGATAAGAGGCTCCCTCCAGATTCCACATTGCATACACACTCCAATCATGGCTTCCGCTTATGCTTCCTCTGCCATTGCAGCTGTTGGCATCTCTAGTCCAAACACAAAAGCTTCATTCCTAAGTGGGAGGAAGTTGAAGAGGGCGGCTAAGCAGGCAGCAGGCGTTAGAGGAGTATCGAGCACAAGAGTATGTGCAGCAGCGGCTGACCCTGAGAGACCCCTGTGGTTCCCGGGAAGCACGCCTCCTCCATGGCTTGATGGCACCCTTCCTGGAGACTTTGGGTTTGATCCACTTGGTCTGGGGTCTGATCCTGAGAGCCTGAGATGGAATGTGCAGGCAGAGCTGGTGCACTGCAGGTGGGCAATGCTGGGTGCTGCGGGCATCTTCATTCCTGAATTCCTAACAAAGATTGGCGTGCTCAACACGCCATCGTGGTACACAGCTGGAGAACAGGAGTACTTCACGGACACAACCACGCTCTTCATAGTTGAGCTCATCTTCATTGGATGGGCAGAGGGAAGGAGGTGGGCTGACATCATCAAGCCAGGCTGTGTCAATACCGACCCCATTTTCCCAAACAACAAGCTCACTGGCACCGATGTTGGTTACCCCGGTGGCCTCTGGTTTGACCCTCTCGGATGGGGCACTGGCTCTCCTGAAAAGATCAAGGAATTGAGAACTAAGGAGATCAAGAATGGCAGGCTCGCCATGTTGGCTGTCATGGGTGCTTGGTTCCAGCACATCTACACCGGCACTGGTCCCATTGACAACCTCTTTGCCCACCTTGCTGATCCCGGCCATGCTACCATTTTTGCT GCTTTCACCCCCAAGTGA